The genomic stretch TCTGGGTATAGAGGCTCTTTGTGGCCTTATCCGCAGCGTCTGCCAGCTTCTCTACGTCATCTTCGACCACGAAGACCGTGAATGGGGCACGACGGCCGGTCACATCCACCGCCTTCAAGTCCAGGCTGATCTTTCTCCCGATCTGGGTGAGACTCCCCGAAACAACGAGTTCGGCCCCCAGGTCCCGGCCGATCCTTATGAGGTCCGCCTTCTTGAGGGTTTCAAGAAAGACCATAGGGTGTCTATTGATTTGGCCGGGGTCCACGAGTTCGTACCCCTTCTCCGCCAGCCGGGAAGACAACATTTCCTGGAGCCCCTTTTTGAGATGATCGAGAGGTTCGAGGGAATGGATCTTGAACGGAAGAACCGCAATCTTCTCCTTGGCCTTGGCCTGGATCGTGCCCGGAGCCAAAAAAATTAAGGTCAGCAGGAGGAGAAGAAGCACTACAGTTCTCACAGGCGGTTGAAAAACTGCTGCGCTTGCTACGTTTTTCAACCGCCTGTTAAAAAAGTGCCGGGCCCTGCCATTGCGATTTCCTGGGCCTGTGCCGTGATAACACACCGCATCATTGAATTCGACCATCCGTCATCTCCATGTGTCGTGACAATTTCGCCGCAAACAGGGTGTTATGGGTGGCCACGATGAGGGCCAGGTTCTCATCCCTGTTCAGCTGAAGCAAGAGGTCAATGATTCCTTCTCCAGTTGCCTTGTCCAGGTTTCCCGTGGGTTCGTCCGCCAAAAGGATTTTCGGTCTCATAACCAGGGCCCGGGCAATGGCCACCCGTTGCTGTTCGCCGCCGGAAAGCTCACCCACACGGTGGCTCAGGCGGTGGCCCAGGCCCACCCTTTTTAGGATTCTCTCGGCCATTTCTCTGGCCTCTTTCCGGCTGATCCGGGCGATCATGGCCGGCATGGCGGTGTTTTCCAGGGCATTGAGTTCGGGCAGCAGATGATGGAACTGGAACACGAAACCGATGTCCCGGTTCCTTAAGCGGCAAAGCTCAACGTTGTCCAGTTCGCTTACGTTTCGACCCCGAAACAGGATTTCCCCACGGGTCGGCGGTTCCAGCGTGCCCATGACGTTGAGCAGGGTGGATTTCCCCACGCCGGATGCCCCTGTGATGGCCAGGCTTTCCCCCTCTCCGACCACCAGGTCAATGCCCTTAAGTACCTCGATCACGTTTCCATCGTGCCTGAAGGACTTAAAGATGTTTTTAAGCTCAAGCAATAGGGTGTCCTCCCGGCGCTTTCTTCTTTCGGGCCTACTCGTAGCGCAGCGCCTCGGCCGGATTGAGCCGTGAGGCATGCCACGCAGGGTAGAGGGTGGCCAGGAATGAAATAATCAGCGCGGACAAGGTCACGAAAAGGACATCCCAGGTTTCCACTTTCACGGGAAGGGTGGAGATGTAATAGACGTCCGCCGGCAGGTGGATAAATTTATACTTGGCCAGGAGGCGGCAGAGCCCCAATCCTGCCAGCAATCCCACCACGGTTCCAACGATGCCCACCAAGAGTCCCTGAAACACGAAGATGGTCATGATGCTCCGGGGGGAAGCTCCCATGGCCCTGAGGATCGCCACGTCACGGGTCTTTTCCATCACCACCATTACCAGTGTGCTGATGATATTGAGGGCCCCCACCAGAACGATCATGATCAGGATCACGAACATGACGATCTTTTCCAGCTTGAGTGCGGAAACCAGGGCCTTGTTCATTTGTTTCCAGTCCTGGGTCCAGTAAGGATATCCGAGTTTCGCGGCGATGGAGGCCCCGATCCGATCCGCTCTCTCCACATCGACCACCTTGACCTCGATACCCGTGACCCGGTTGTCCAGCCCAAGGAAATCCTGGGCCTCTCTCAGGGAAGTGTAGGCCATGGTGGCATCGTATTCATACATGCCTGAATCGAAGAGGGCGGTGACCATGTATTTTCGGCTGTTTGGCACTCTCCCAAGGGGTGTCAATTTGCCCTGGGGGGCGAGCATGGTGACCGTATCCCCCGGACCGACACCCAATTGCTTGGCCAACTCTTTCCCCAGGATGATCCCCGGAAGTCCACCATGGACCATGTCCAGCGAGGAAAGGCTCCCTTCCCTGATCATGGAGCCGATGGCGATGACATCTCCCGCTGTTCGGGTATCCAGGCCCCTGAGCACAGCGCCTGAGGCGTATCCCATACTGTTTATCATAACCTGGCTGTAGATGAAAGGGGTCGTCGCCAAAACCCCCTTGACCCCCGAGACCTTTTTCGAGACGGCTTGATAACCGCCGAAGGCACCGCCGTAACTGCGGACCAGGAGATGGGAATTCACCCCCAGGATCTTGGACATGAGATCGGCCGTGAATCCGTTCATGACCGAGAGGACCACGATCAAGGCCATCACCCCCACCATCACTCCGGCGATCGAGATCACCGTGATCACCGATATGAAGGTCTGCCGGCGCTTGGCCTTCAGGTATCTGAGTCCCAAAAAGAATTCGAAAAGCATGTGATCCTAATTCTCGTGGTTCGATGGTTCAGGTTCCCGGAAAGGTGCGGCCCGCCGACCGGTCGTCGTCAGGCGGCGGATCCGGTTAGCGGTGCGGCGGACGATCATTTGGACCTCATGTGGGGGAAGAAGATGACGTCTCTGATGGAAGGAGAATCCGTGAGGAGCATGACGACCCGATCGATTCCTACGCCTTCTCCTGCGGTGGGAGGAAGCCCGTATTCCATGGCTGTGAGGTAGTCCTCATCCATGAACTGCGCCTCGTCGTCCCCCGCCTCCCGCATGGCGGCCTGGCGCTCGAATCTTTCCCTCTGGTCCACCGGATCGTTGAGCTCCGTGAAGGCGTTGGCGATTTCCTTGCCTGCGATGAAGAGTTCGAAGCGGTCCGTGATGTCCGGATTATCGTCGTTCCGCCGCGAAAGGGGCGATATTTCCGTGGGATATCCGTATATGAAGGTCGGCTGAACCAGTCTGGGCTCCACCACCTGGTCGAAGATCTTGGCCAGGACGTTGCCCAGGCTGTCGAGTTTCGAGATCAGGATGTCCCTGGATTCGGCAAAGGCAAGGGCGGCGTCCATGTTGGTGAGGACTTCCTCGTCCACTCCGCCGATTTCCTTCAGGGCCTGGAACATGGGTATCCTGGGCCAGGGAGGAGAGAAATCAATGGTTTCGCCCTGGTACTGCACGGTGGTTTCCCCGAGAACTTCCTGAACCACCTGGAGGAACAATTCCTCGGTCAAACGCATGAGGTCTTCGTAAGTAGCATAGGCCATGTAGAATTCCAGCATCGTGAACTCGGGGTTGTGTTTTATCGAGATCCCTTCGTTCCGGAAATTGCGGTTGATCTCGAAGACCCTCTCCAGGCCTCCCACCACCAGCCTCTTCAGGTAAAGTTCCGGTGCCACCCGCAGGTAAAGATTCATGCCCAAGGCGTTATGGTAAGTCTTGAAGGGCCGGGCCGTGGCCCCCCCGGCTATAGGATGCATCATGGGCGTTTCCACCTCCAGAAACCCCCTTTCGAGGAAGAATTTCCGGATGGCCTGGATGATTTTGCTGCGGGTGACGAACACCTCCTTGACCGAGTCGTTCACGATGAGGTCCAGGTACCGCTGCCGGTATCTGGTCTCCACGTCGGCCAGCCCGTGCCATTTTTCGGGAAGAGGCCTCATGGATTTCGAGAGGAGGCGGATCTTTTCCGCGAGGATGCTCAGTTCGCCGGTGCGGGTCCGAAAGGGCCTTCCCCTGATCCCGATGAAATCTCCGACGTCCATGAGCTTAAAAATCTTGTAGGCTTCTTCACCCACCTTGTCCTTCCGTATATAAGCCTGGAGGCG from Deltaproteobacteria bacterium encodes the following:
- a CDS encoding ABC transporter ATP-binding protein; this translates as MPHGSIRPRRCATSRPERRKRREDTLLLELKNIFKSFRHDGNVIEVLKGIDLVVGEGESLAITGASGVGKSTLLNVMGTLEPPTRGEILFRGRNVSELDNVELCRLRNRDIGFVFQFHHLLPELNALENTAMPAMIARISRKEAREMAERILKRVGLGHRLSHRVGELSGGEQQRVAIARALVMRPKILLADEPTGNLDKATGEGIIDLLLQLNRDENLALIVATHNTLFAAKLSRHMEMTDGRIQ
- a CDS encoding lipoprotein-releasing ABC transporter permease subunit → MLFEFFLGLRYLKAKRRQTFISVITVISIAGVMVGVMALIVVLSVMNGFTADLMSKILGVNSHLLVRSYGGAFGGYQAVSKKVSGVKGVLATTPFIYSQVMINSMGYASGAVLRGLDTRTAGDVIAIGSMIREGSLSSLDMVHGGLPGIILGKELAKQLGVGPGDTVTMLAPQGKLTPLGRVPNSRKYMVTALFDSGMYEYDATMAYTSLREAQDFLGLDNRVTGIEVKVVDVERADRIGASIAAKLGYPYWTQDWKQMNKALVSALKLEKIVMFVILIMIVLVGALNIISTLVMVVMEKTRDVAILRAMGASPRSIMTIFVFQGLLVGIVGTVVGLLAGLGLCRLLAKYKFIHLPADVYYISTLPVKVETWDVLFVTLSALIISFLATLYPAWHASRLNPAEALRYE
- the lysS gene encoding lysine--tRNA ligase → MGKTSSVIEDRKKKADTLKAMGVHLYPAGYTCDLTVSEFIDRFGEKDAETLEKQEEAFSLAGRIMSIRNFGKAAFIHFKDRTGRLQAYIRKDKVGEEAYKIFKLMDVGDFIGIRGRPFRTRTGELSILAEKIRLLSKSMRPLPEKWHGLADVETRYRQRYLDLIVNDSVKEVFVTRSKIIQAIRKFFLERGFLEVETPMMHPIAGGATARPFKTYHNALGMNLYLRVAPELYLKRLVVGGLERVFEINRNFRNEGISIKHNPEFTMLEFYMAYATYEDLMRLTEELFLQVVQEVLGETTVQYQGETIDFSPPWPRIPMFQALKEIGGVDEEVLTNMDAALAFAESRDILISKLDSLGNVLAKIFDQVVEPRLVQPTFIYGYPTEISPLSRRNDDNPDITDRFELFIAGKEIANAFTELNDPVDQRERFERQAAMREAGDDEAQFMDEDYLTAMEYGLPPTAGEGVGIDRVVMLLTDSPSIRDVIFFPHMRSK